Proteins encoded by one window of Bacillus rossius redtenbacheri isolate Brsri chromosome 3, Brsri_v3, whole genome shotgun sequence:
- the LOC134530031 gene encoding uncharacterized protein LOC134530031, whose product MWFVQVENQFALAGVKSDETKFNYVAGNLDCKYATEVRDILVQPPTEDKYGRLKSELIKRLSASQERKTKQLLEHEEVGDRRPSQFLRHLRSLAGTVVPDDLLKSLWLGRLPPPTQAILATQTNSSLDSLAELADAIADTNPRPQMAEAASLESMFDKMSILMTAKIGEMATTLRQEIAAVASPTRLGQHNSRRDRSPSTPRQQRSRSRSLQGICWYHRCFGDGARKCVQPCEYSSGNMLGTH is encoded by the coding sequence ATGTGGTTCGTTCAAGTGGAAAACCAGTTTGCCCTAGCAGGTGTCAAATCCGACGAAACCAAGTTCAACTATGTGGCAGGTAATTTGGACTGTAAATATGCGACCGAAGTGCGCGATATACTTGTCCAGCCTCCGACTGAGGACAAGTATGGCCGACTCAAATCAGAACTTATAAAGAGGTTAAGTGCTTCACAGGAACGGAAGACGAAACAACTACTGGAACACGAGGAAGTCGGTGACCGACGGCCTTCGCAGTTTCTACGGCACCTCCGCAGTTTGGCAGGAACAGTCGTTCCAGATGACCTTCTCAAGTCATTGTGGCTGGGTCGTTTACCACCACCAACGCAAGCGATCTTGGCGACACAGACAAATTCTTCGTTGGACTCATTAGCCGAGCTTGCAGACGCCATCGCGGATACAAACCCGAGACCGCAGATGGCAGAAGCAGCCTCATTGGAATCCATGTTCGACAAAATGTCAATCCTCATGACTGCCAAAATAGGAGAGATGGCCACAACACTGCGACAGGAGATCGCAGCGGTAGCATCACCTACTCGTCTTGGCCAGCACAACAGTCGCCGCGACCGCTCCCCATCTACACCACGCCAGCAACGCTCCCGCAGCAGGAGTTTGCAGGGGATCTGCTGGTACCATCGTTGCTTTGGCGATGGGGCGCGAAAGTGTGTTCAGCCCTGCGAATACAGCTCGGGAAACATGCTGGGGACTCACTGA